In Paenibacillus durus, the DNA window AGCCGATTGGAGTGAAGGAGTCTACCATTCCGTATCGCTGCTCAGCCTGGCGCCTCTGCTCACGGGCGCAGTGATGGCCATCCCGGTTATGCGCGAGATTCATGCCATCCGCCGTCCCTTCATGAGGCTGCTGCTGCTGTTCGCGGTCCCGCTCGGTTATGCGACCTTGATTGGAATTGCGAAGAACGGGATGGGTTCGTTCTACGATCTGACGAACTATCTTGTTCCGCTCCTGCTGCTGCCATACTTTGCGGTGACGCCGTTTACGGCCCGTGATATTGACAAGCTGCTTGGCGGCTATGCCAATATCGCGGTTCTGGTTGCCGCATACGGGATTATCCAATATTTGACGGTGCCCGCGTGGGACGCCTTCTGGATGACGAATTCAGGGATGAATTCCATCGGCACGCCGCATCCGCTGGAGGTCCGAGTGTTCTCCACCCTGAATTCGCCGGGCCCTGCCGCAACCTTTCTCGTATTTGCCCTGGTGCCGATGATTCTTGAGAAAAGATGGAGGGGGGCCTTCAGCTGGATCGGCGTCCTGCTGGTGGTAGTGTGTCTGCTGACCACGCTGGTCCGGGCGGCATGGCTTCTCCTGCTGGTCATGCTTCTGGTGTACATTGTCTCCTCGTCGTCCAAAGGAAAATGGAAGACGCTGATTCAGGTGCTGTTCGTAGCGCTTGCTCTATTCTGGATCGTACCGAAGCTTCCGGGAGCGGAAGGGCTGACGGCCCGGATGGAGACCCTTTCTTCGATCAAGGAGGACCGCTCGTATAATGACCGGTTGAATCTGCTGGGAAGCATGATTCCTGCGATCAAATCGAATCCGGTAGGCCAGGGAATCGGCAGCGTCGGACAGAGCACGAAGCTTGGAAACAGCGGCGAACTGGGAGAGTACGGCATTATGGACAACGGATTCATTGCCCTGATGCTCACCTTCGGCGCTCCGGGAGGTCTGCTGTTCTTCGGTGCGCTTGGTCTGGCGGCTAAGCAGATCATTGCGAAAGTCATGGGTAGAACCCGGCTTCAACTGTATGCGAGGCTGGCCCTTGCGGCATGGACTGGGGCAGTGGTCGGACTTGTATCGGACAACGGTTTTCTCGGACTGAAAGGTTACCTGATCTGGATGCTGATCGGCCTTGGCCTTGGCGCCAGAGAGGTAATGGACGACAGAAAGACAGAAACTCCCCAAGCTGCGGCCCAGTCCGGGGCTGCCCCCGCTAAGTAGCGGTGCGGAAAGCCTGCTGAGGATGAAGACGATGATGAATTTCTATATGAACATGAAGAGACGGAACGCGAACGGTTAGAAAAAGGAGGAAACCAGCATGGATTCAATGACAAGTGTGCTTGCCGGCCTTGGCTATGGTCCGATTCCAGCGGTCAATACTTTCCAAAATGACATCATCCGGATTGACAGGGCGATGCATCCCTGCCAACCGTTCGCCGAAGAGACTATCGTCCATGATGAAGGCGGGGAATGTTCAGGGCAGATCGGGAAGAGTCAAGACTTTCCGGATCATGTGCGAATTCATGGTCGGCTTCAAACCTTACGGGCGTTACGTGCTCTAAGGGCCAGCCAGGCTGAGAAAGAACGGGAGAAAGGAGTGGAAGGTTATGTCCTATAGTGACGGACTGAATATTATGTCTACCGGCCTAAGTTGGCCGACGGTACAGCCCGGCGGGCTCAATACGTATTATAAATCCGTCTGCGAGCAGCTTTCCTCCCGTAACCGGGTGCATGCGCTGATCTGCAGCAAGGAGAAGCCGCAAACGCCTGAGGAACTCATTATCCACAATGCCGGAGACCCGAAAGAATCGATCTGGAAGCGAAAGGATGCTTTTCAGAGAATGGCGTCGGAGCTTATGAACGCCGGGAAGGAACGGATTGATGTCCTGTATTCCCATTTCGCTCCTTACGGAGTCGGCCCCGCTTTGGAGGCGAAGAAACGCGGCATCCCGGTTGTGATGACCTTTCACGGGCCCTGGAACGAGGAGATGAAAATCGAGGGCCAGGGCATCAAGCATCAGGTCAAGACTGCGATCGCCAAGTCGATTGAGCGCAAAGCATACCGGCTGGCGGATAAGTTCATCGTACTCAGCGAGACTTTTCGGGATATTCTCCATTCGCTGCATGGCATTCCGCTTGACAAGATTGTCATCATTCCCGGCGCGGCCAATATCGACCGGTTCATCCCGGCTAACAACCGGCTCGCCGTTCGGCGCATGCTGAATTTGCCGGAGGGGGCGACCACAGTGCTGACGGTCAGGAGACTAGTCAACCGTATGGGACTGCTTCAATTGCTGGAGGCGTGGCGGACTGTATCGGAACGCTTCCCGAACTCCATTCTGCTAATCGGGGGGAAAGGCCCCTTACGGGCGGAGCTGGAGGAGCGGATCGCCGATTACGGACTGGCGAGCAAGGTCAGGCTGCTCGGCTATATCCCCGATCATGAGCTGGCTTCTTATTATCAGGCGGCTGACCTGTTCGTCGTTCCATCGCAAGCTTTGGAGGGCTTCGGCCTGATTACTACCGAGGCGCTCGCGAGCGGGCTGCCGGTCATGGCGACGCCGATTGGCGGCAACCGGGAAATTCTGCAGAACTTCCGTCCGGAGCTGCTGTTCAAGAGCGCATCGGCTGCAGATATGGCCGAAGGGATCTCCTACATGCTGGGCAACCGAAGGCTGCTTCCCAGCCGGGAGGAATGCAGGGAGCATGTGCTGGAAAGATACACCTGGGAGCATGTCGCGGATCAGGTGGAAGCGGTATTCAGAGAAGTTATGGGGAAGGGGGAGACGATCAATGCTCAGAGTGGCGTATATCGATCACACGGCTAGATGGAGCGGCGGCGAAGTGGCGCTGTTCAACATTCTTACCCATATCGGAGAACAGGTTGATCCGCTCGTTATCTTGGCAGAGGAAGGTGCGCTGGCCGACCGCCTGCGTGAGAAAGGCATCGACGTCCGGATTATTCCGCTCGACGAGAGCATCCGCAGCCGCGGCCGCAACACCGTCAATCTGGGCGCTCCGGCCGCTGCCATGAAGCTGTTGGCCTACGGCCGTAAGCTCGCTCCGCTCCTGAAGAAGGAACGGGTAGCCTGCGTGCATACCAACTCCCTTAAGTCTGCGCTGTACGGAACGGTTGCCGCCAAGATGGCCGGCGTACCGCTGATTTGGCATATCCGCGACCATATTGGTGCGCCCTATCTGAAGCCGGTTGTCGCGAAAGCCATCCGGCTGCTGTCGCGTCTGCTTCCCAACGGCGTTATCGCCAATTCGAAGTCCACGCTGAGCGCGCTTGAGCTCCCGCGTTCCAAGAAGACGCTGGTCGTCTATTCCGCCTTCGCCAAAGCGATTGGCGGCGGGACCGGACGGAGGGAGCAGAAAGATTTCAACGTTCTGCTGGTAGGGCGCTTGGCGGAGTGGAAGGGCCAGCATATTTTGCTGGAAGCGGCGAAGAAGCTTCAGGATAACGGACGAATCAAGTTCTGGCTTGCGGGCGACGCCCTTTTCGGCGAAGACGAGTACAAGAAGAAGCTGCTTGCGACGATTGAGCGGGAGCGGCTGACGAATGTAACCCTCCTGGGACATGTGGAGGATATTCAAGGGCTCATGCAGCAGGCAGATCTGCTCGTGCATACCTCGATTACGCCGGAGCCGTTCGGCCAGGTGATCGTCGAGGGGATGGCGGCGGGTCTGCCGGTAATTGCCTCTAACGAGGGAGGGCCAGTGGAGATTGTTGTACCAGGCGAGACCGGGCTGCTCATTCAGCCGGGCGACCCGGCGATTCTTACGGAAGCCATTAACTGGATGGTGGAACATCCCCAGGAGAGGGAGAGAATGGCGGAAGCCGGAATTAAGCGGGTCAAGGAACATTTCGTAATCGAAAACACGGTTAAAGAGATCGTCGATTACTACAGAGGCTTGCTGGCAGGCACCTGAAAGGGCTTGAGCGGGTATCATCCATGAAGCGAGCAGCCGCAATCCAGCCGCTTTTAACAAAAATTGCTCCATAAAATGTTGAGGATGATTCACATGAAAATTGCGATAGCGCATGATTACTTGATTCAAATGGGCGGGGCGGAGAGAGTGGTGGAAGTTTTTCACCATATGTATCCGGAAGCTCCGATCTTCACGACGGTTTTTAACGGAAGCCGCCTCACCGAGAATCTCAAGGACGCGGATATCCGGGCCTCCTGGCTGCAAAAAATTCCGGGAGTGAAGGACAATTTTAAAGGGGTGCTGCCGCTTTATCCCATGGCTATTCGCGATCTGGACTTCCGCGGGTTCGATATTGTCCTGAGTTCCAGCAGTGCGTTTATGAAGAGCATTCAGGTGCCCAAGCGCACGTTTCACCTCTGTTACTGTCATACCCCGATGAGGTTCGCTTGGGATTATGACACTTATATGGAACGGCAGTCGAACTCGGGTCTCTTCAAAAGAGTGCTGAAGCTGTATATCCAGCAGCTCAAAATGTGGGACCAGCGGACTTCCAAAAATGTGAACCAGTTTGTGGCCAACTCTTCCGTCGTCAAGAGCCGGATTCAGAACTATTATCACCGGGACGCCGACATCATCTTTCCGCCGATCAATACGTCACGCTTTACCAGTTCAAGCTCGATTGGCGATTATTATTTGATCGTCTCAAGGCTGGTGTCCTACAAGCGGATCGATCTGGCGGTGGAAGCCTTCAACCGCAACGGGCTGAAGCTGCTTATTGTCGGCGACGGTCCTGACCGGAAGCGGCTGGAGGGGATGGCCAAGAGCAATGTGAAATTCCTCGGCCGCCTTGAAGACGAACAGGTCACCGGGCTCATGTCCCAGTGCCGGGCTTATATTTTTCCCGGAGAAGAGGATTTCGGCATTACTCCACTGGAGGCTAACGCTGCGGGCAGACCGGTTATCGCTTACCAGGCGGGCGGAGCGCTCGATACGATTGTGCCTTACGTAAACGGAGTCTTCTTCAAGCGGCAGGAAGTCGACGATCTGCTCCAGGCGATTTCCGAGGTGGAATCGTATGCATGGGATATTGGGAAAATTATGAAACATGCGCAAAAATTCGATGAACAAACTTTTATTGCGCAGTTCAAGCAGTATGTCGAACAGGCGTATGTCAAATTTTTAAAAGGAGGATGATGATATGAATCTGGCGGTAATCGGCACCGGCTATGTCGGCCTCGTATCCGGCGTATGCTTCACACTTGGGGGTAACCACGTCATTTGCGTCGACAAGGATGAGGACAAGATAGCCAAACTTAGACAGATGAAGTCACCTATCTACGAACCGGGAATCGAGACACTGATTGAAATGAACCTGAAAGAAGGAAGATTGCACTTCTCCTCCGATATTCAGGAGTCGGTGCGCCGCTCGGATATCGTCATTCTCGCCGTAGGAACGCCTTCTCTTCCGAACGGCGAAGCGAATCTGCAGTACATTGAAAGCGCGGCGGCGGAAGTCGGACGGGCGATGGA includes these proteins:
- a CDS encoding O-antigen ligase family protein; protein product: MISRHPGSSGLMQPGNLRALATAGIFTAVCAVLPLMIGYVSAKLSSSSGLQLAMVSALLFPAFLLALLKPRLLVIYTLFVWAIAPELRRIADWSEGVYHSVSLLSLAPLLTGAVMAIPVMREIHAIRRPFMRLLLLFAVPLGYATLIGIAKNGMGSFYDLTNYLVPLLLLPYFAVTPFTARDIDKLLGGYANIAVLVAAYGIIQYLTVPAWDAFWMTNSGMNSIGTPHPLEVRVFSTLNSPGPAATFLVFALVPMILEKRWRGAFSWIGVLLVVVCLLTTLVRAAWLLLLVMLLVYIVSSSSKGKWKTLIQVLFVALALFWIVPKLPGAEGLTARMETLSSIKEDRSYNDRLNLLGSMIPAIKSNPVGQGIGSVGQSTKLGNSGELGEYGIMDNGFIALMLTFGAPGGLLFFGALGLAAKQIIAKVMGRTRLQLYARLALAAWTGAVVGLVSDNGFLGLKGYLIWMLIGLGLGAREVMDDRKTETPQAAAQSGAAPAK
- a CDS encoding glycosyltransferase family 4 protein; this translates as MLRVAYIDHTARWSGGEVALFNILTHIGEQVDPLVILAEEGALADRLREKGIDVRIIPLDESIRSRGRNTVNLGAPAAAMKLLAYGRKLAPLLKKERVACVHTNSLKSALYGTVAAKMAGVPLIWHIRDHIGAPYLKPVVAKAIRLLSRLLPNGVIANSKSTLSALELPRSKKTLVVYSAFAKAIGGGTGRREQKDFNVLLVGRLAEWKGQHILLEAAKKLQDNGRIKFWLAGDALFGEDEYKKKLLATIERERLTNVTLLGHVEDIQGLMQQADLLVHTSITPEPFGQVIVEGMAAGLPVIASNEGGPVEIVVPGETGLLIQPGDPAILTEAINWMVEHPQERERMAEAGIKRVKEHFVIENTVKEIVDYYRGLLAGT
- a CDS encoding glycosyltransferase family 4 protein, giving the protein MSYSDGLNIMSTGLSWPTVQPGGLNTYYKSVCEQLSSRNRVHALICSKEKPQTPEELIIHNAGDPKESIWKRKDAFQRMASELMNAGKERIDVLYSHFAPYGVGPALEAKKRGIPVVMTFHGPWNEEMKIEGQGIKHQVKTAIAKSIERKAYRLADKFIVLSETFRDILHSLHGIPLDKIVIIPGAANIDRFIPANNRLAVRRMLNLPEGATTVLTVRRLVNRMGLLQLLEAWRTVSERFPNSILLIGGKGPLRAELEERIADYGLASKVRLLGYIPDHELASYYQAADLFVVPSQALEGFGLITTEALASGLPVMATPIGGNREILQNFRPELLFKSASAADMAEGISYMLGNRRLLPSREECREHVLERYTWEHVADQVEAVFREVMGKGETINAQSGVYRSHG
- a CDS encoding glycosyltransferase; the protein is MKIAIAHDYLIQMGGAERVVEVFHHMYPEAPIFTTVFNGSRLTENLKDADIRASWLQKIPGVKDNFKGVLPLYPMAIRDLDFRGFDIVLSSSSAFMKSIQVPKRTFHLCYCHTPMRFAWDYDTYMERQSNSGLFKRVLKLYIQQLKMWDQRTSKNVNQFVANSSVVKSRIQNYYHRDADIIFPPINTSRFTSSSSIGDYYLIVSRLVSYKRIDLAVEAFNRNGLKLLIVGDGPDRKRLEGMAKSNVKFLGRLEDEQVTGLMSQCRAYIFPGEEDFGITPLEANAAGRPVIAYQAGGALDTIVPYVNGVFFKRQEVDDLLQAISEVESYAWDIGKIMKHAQKFDEQTFIAQFKQYVEQAYVKFLKGG